The proteins below come from a single Gossypium raimondii isolate GPD5lz chromosome 2, ASM2569854v1, whole genome shotgun sequence genomic window:
- the LOC105787865 gene encoding nuclear transcription factor Y subunit B-3 — protein sequence MTGKRNQTSPVGSPSSGNISDSSSKEQDRFLPIANVSRIMKKSLPANAKISKEAKETVQECVSEFISFITGEASDKCQREKRKTINGDDLLWAMTTLGFENYVGPLKVYLNKYRETEGEKNSMARQEDHHHHHHHQSPTSYGLISHGGANEFNNVNAGISSSANAADHFQGYNSGGGGFFSLGSHPQSYGENLMAAAGGFNTSRMGENGDGNGNRTMAAHFHRVDW from the coding sequence ATGACTGGGAAAAGAAACCAAACCAGCCCCGTCGGCAGCCCTTCGTCCGGCAACATATCCGACAGTTCTTCTAAAGAACAAGACCGGTTCCTCCCCATAGCTAACGTGAGTCGGATAATGAAAAAATCCCTCCCCGCCAACGCAAAAATATCCAAAGAAGCCAAAGAGACAGTGCAAGAATGTGTGTCGGAGTTCATCAGTTTCATCACCGGCGAGGCTTCCGATAAGTGTCAGAGGGAGAAAAGGAAGACCATAAACGGGGATGATCTGTTGTGGGCAATGACGACACTGGGTTTTGAGAATTACGTGGGTCCTCTCAAGGTTTACCTCAACAAGTATAGGGAAACCGAAGGGGAGAAGAATTCCATGGCTAGGCAAGAAGaccatcaccatcaccatcaccatcaaTCACCCACATCGTACGGTTTGATCAGCCATGGTGGGgctaatgaattcaacaatgTAAATGCGGGTATATCGTCGTCGGCTAACGCTGCCGATCATTTCCAGGGGTATAACAGTGGTGGTGGGGGATTCTTTTCGCTAGGGTCTCACCCGCAGAGTTATGGAGAGAATTTGATGGCAGCTGCAGGTGGTTTTAACACAAGCAGGATGGGAGAAAATGGTGATGGAAATGGTAATAGAACCATGGCAGCCCATTTTCACAGGGTTGACTGGTAG
- the LOC105787867 gene encoding uncharacterized protein LOC105787867 isoform X2, which yields MLNRLKLQPPDFSATFINGASPTNISPNRRVRNLRLPLLRYGSPSVRSEYGSASPPPPSSLSEPSVSTHYVSSVGSPSLQLSQWTLTNRHILVLNVVACAVAVSATWLFLSAIPALLAFKRAAESLEKLMDVTREELPDTMAAVRLSGMEISDLTMELSDLGQEITQGVRSSTRAVRLAEERLRGLKDIASSGGSQSEN from the exons ATGTTGAATAGACTGAAATTGCAGCCACCTGATTTCAGCGCCACTTTCATCAATGGCGCGTCCCCAACTAACATCAGCCCAAACCGTCGTGTCCGTAATCTTCGCCTTCCGCTCCTCCGCTACGGTTCTCCTTCCGTCCGATCGGAGTATGGTTCAGCTTCGCCTCCGCCGCCTTCATCATTATCTGAGCCGTCGGTTTCTACTCATTATGTCTCCTCCGTCGGATCTCCCTCTCTCCAGCTCTCTCAATGGACCCTTACCAATCGCCACATCCTCGTGCTTAACGTCGTCGCCTGCGCT GTGGCAGTTTCAGCAACTTGGCTTTTTCTCTCTGCAATCCCCGCTCTTCTG GCTTTCAAGAGAGCAGCCGAGTCACTAGAGAAGCTGATGGATGTCACCAGGGAAGAGCTTCCTGATACGATGGCTGCTGTACGATTATCAGGCATGGAGATCAGTGACTTGACAATGGAGCTTAGTGATTTGGG ACAGGAGATTACTCAAGGTGTTAGAAGCTCAACAAGAGCTGTTCGCTTAGCTGAGGAGAGATTGCGTGGGTTAAAAGACATTGCTTCATCAG GTGGTAGCCAGTCAGAAAACTGA
- the LOC105787867 gene encoding uncharacterized protein LOC105787867 isoform X1 produces MLNRLKLQPPDFSATFINGASPTNISPNRRVRNLRLPLLRYGSPSVRSEYGSASPPPPSSLSEPSVSTHYVSSVGSPSLQLSQWTLTNRHILVLNVVACAVAVSATWLFLSAIPALLAFKRAAESLEKLMDVTREELPDTMAAVRLSGMEISDLTMELSDLGQEITQGVRSSTRAVRLAEERLRGLKDIASSASVQVVASQKTEVSGPVLARTARNIREGIVKGRAIFQIFFTLTRFSKMALNYFGSRGKQ; encoded by the exons ATGTTGAATAGACTGAAATTGCAGCCACCTGATTTCAGCGCCACTTTCATCAATGGCGCGTCCCCAACTAACATCAGCCCAAACCGTCGTGTCCGTAATCTTCGCCTTCCGCTCCTCCGCTACGGTTCTCCTTCCGTCCGATCGGAGTATGGTTCAGCTTCGCCTCCGCCGCCTTCATCATTATCTGAGCCGTCGGTTTCTACTCATTATGTCTCCTCCGTCGGATCTCCCTCTCTCCAGCTCTCTCAATGGACCCTTACCAATCGCCACATCCTCGTGCTTAACGTCGTCGCCTGCGCT GTGGCAGTTTCAGCAACTTGGCTTTTTCTCTCTGCAATCCCCGCTCTTCTG GCTTTCAAGAGAGCAGCCGAGTCACTAGAGAAGCTGATGGATGTCACCAGGGAAGAGCTTCCTGATACGATGGCTGCTGTACGATTATCAGGCATGGAGATCAGTGACTTGACAATGGAGCTTAGTGATTTGGG ACAGGAGATTACTCAAGGTGTTAGAAGCTCAACAAGAGCTGTTCGCTTAGCTGAGGAGAGATTGCGTGGGTTAAAAGACATTGCTTCATCAG CTTCGGTGCAGGTGGTAGCCAGTCAGAAAACTGAAGTATCAGGGCCAGTATTGGCTCGAACTGCAAGAAACATACGGGAGGGAATTGTAAAGGGTCGAGccatatttcaaatatttttcacGCTTACCCGATTTTCAAAGATGGCTCTTAACTATTTTGGGAGTCGAGGTAAGCAGTAG
- the LOC105787864 gene encoding protein CPR-5, translating into MDAMPPSSSPLSLQPNGSSACASIIPYKHDSNPTLDNHIPSSKPLIRKKRRKTVDRDAPSSSSCSAYSSSVQKGMRLSSKRRNLRVRFGPVRRADVRDVDSIALPLGMSFAAVVAQVLEKIDVTNERLPPDYLSLICTSAVRESLANVFGDKFDCFARNFEKSFGSTLRTLRLINDSSKHKEKYPSNPNNVESSSDETRSRNSFDIKDSYLEVDRPSVSTQNQLNIHEEVQENILTGSLNRELVIHGQVNQLACFNPRTGSVADQSVRSTIEKSVIEQVRSNDLKTLELSLTMRKLKLKEEQLALNFDSNHLERSKLAMGISKASFKAEKFKNELKDTGQAELLKKCIDCLVAGLLFMSFLLMYGAYVYSYKRITDATSSCNLSLEDSKSWWLPKQVSSLNIGFHTLKCQVQVVSRMMFGVILILAVAYLLIQRSGTSNQTMPVTFLLLLLGIGCGLAGKFCVDTLGGNGYYWLFYWEILCFLHFLANVFTSMLFIILHGPVNISQRTSSTLLPYWIRRSLFYSIMLFILPLLCGLMPFAGLFEWKDHFLQLVLDNGEEI; encoded by the exons ATGGACGCTATGCCGCCTTCTTCTTCCCCTCTTTCTCTACAACCTAACGGATCCTCTGCGTGCGCGTCCATTATTCCGTACAAACATGATTCGAATCCAACACTCGATAATCATATTCCATCTTCGAAGCCCCTCATCAGAAAGAAGAGGAGGAAAACTGTTGACAGAGATGCACCCTCATCTTCTTCTTGCTCTGCTTATTCCTCTTCTGTTCAGAAAGGAATGCGTTTGTCGTCTAAACGCCGGAATCTTAGGGTTCGGTTCGGTCCAGTTCGGCGAGCCGACGTTCGTGACGTTGACTCCATTGCGCTTCCTCTAGGAATGTCCTTCGCGGCCGTTGTTGCTCAG GTTCTGGAAAAGATAGATGTTACAAATGAAAGGCTGCCTCCTGATTATCTCTCACTG ATCTGCACTTCAGCTGTCAGAGAATCTTTAGCCAAT GTTTTTGGAGACAAGTTTGATTGTTTTGCgaggaattttgagaaatcattTGGAAGCACCTTGAGGACTCTTAGATTGATTAATGACTCATCGAAGCACAAGGAAAAGTATCCATCAAACCCCAATAATGTGGAAAGTTCTTCAGATGAAACTAGAAGCAGAAACTCATTTGACATAAAGGATTCTTACTTAGAAGTTGATCGGCCTTCTGTTTCAACTCAGAATCAATTGAATATCCATGAAGAGGTACAGGAGAATATCCTAACTGGGTCCCTGAATCGGGAACTTGTCATTCATGGACAAGTTAATCAACTGGCTTGCTTCAATCCCAGAACAGGTTCCGTTGCCGACCAGTCAGTGCGCAGCACAATCGAGAAATCTGTTATAGAGCAAGTTCGTTCTAATGATCTCAAGACATTAGAGCTTAGTCTTACTATGAGAAAGTTGAAGTTGAAAGAGGAACAGCTAGCTTTAAACTTTGATTCAAACCATCTAGAGAGATCAAAATTGGCAATGGGCATATCAAAGGCATCCTTCAAAGCTGAAAAGTTCAAGAACGAACTAAAAGACACAGGACAGGCTGAGTTGCTTAAAAAGTGCATCGATTGTCTTGTTGCTGGATTGCTCTTCATGTCATTTCTTCTTATGTATGGTGCTTATGTTTACTCTTACAAAAGGATTACTGATGCTACATCATCTTGTAATCTTTCACTTGAG GATAGCAAGTCTTGGTGGCTCCCAAAGCAGGTGTCATCTCTCAATATAGGGTTCCACACTCTCAAGTGCCAGGTTCAAGTTGTAAGCCGAATGATGTTCGGGGTCATACTGATTCTTGCAGTAGCTTATTTGCTTATACAACGATCTGGAACTTCAAATCAGACGATGCCAGTCACTTTTTTACTGTTGCTGTTAGGAATTGGCTGTGGTTTGGCTGGGAAGTTCTGTGTGGATACTTTAGGAGGAAATGGATATTACTGGCTCTTCTACTGGGAGATTCTATGCTTTTTGCATTTCCTCGCAAATGTCTTTACGTCCATGTTGTTCATCATTCTTCATGGACCTGTTAACATATCACAAAGGACAAGCAGCACACTTCTTCCATACTGGATTCGGAGATCACTCTTCTATTCTATTATGCTTTTCATTCTTCCCTTATTGTGCGGTCTTATGCCTTTCGCGGGCCTGTTTGAGTGGAAAGATCACTTCTTGCAGCTGGTTCTCGATAATGGAGAGGAAATCTAG